Proteins from a single region of Primulina tabacum isolate GXHZ01 chromosome 5, ASM2559414v2, whole genome shotgun sequence:
- the LOC142546865 gene encoding AT-hook motif nuclear-localized protein 21-like, protein MAGLDLSSASHFVSQLHLQPQTDSDDEPNRNYFSSDNIDNSYQGSGDAAARRPRGRPPGSKNKPKPPVIVTRESANTLRSHILEVGSGTDVFTAVADYARKRRKGICVLSGTGTVINVSLRQPTSGGSVVTLNGRFEILSLSGSFLPPPAPPGATSLTIYLAGGQGQVVGGNVVGALIASGPVIIIAASFTNVAYERLPLDEEEDEGLRQSDGGGVVGGHQFHDPSLGLPFLNLPFNDMHNGQLPMEGACAAAGNSGGASRPQF, encoded by the coding sequence ATGGCTGGTTTGGACTTGAGTTCAGCTTCTCACTTTGTTTCTCAGCTCCATCTCCAACCGCAGACGGATTCCGACGATGAACCCAACCGCAACTACTTTTCCAGCGATAATATAGATAACTCTTATCAGGGTTCCGGAGATGCGGCGGCACGGAGGCCGAGAGGCCGTCCACCGGGCTCCAAGAACAAGCCTAAGCCACCAGTGATCGTGACTCGAGAAAGCGCCAACACGCTTAGGTCACATATCTTGGAGGTGGGCAGCGGTACCGACGTGTTTACGGCGGTGGCGGATTACGCCAGGAAGAGGCGGAAGGGGATTTGTGTATTAAGCGGTACAGGAACCGTTATTAACGTGAGCTTGCGGCAACCGACTTCGGGGGGGTCGGTGGTGACGCTGAATGGCCGGTTCGAGATATTGTCGCTGTCGGGTTCGTTCCTTCCACCGCCCGCGCCTCCGGGAGCCACCAGTTTAACCATATACTTGGCCGGTGGACAAGGGCAAGTGGTGGGAGGGAATGTTGTCGGTGCGTTGATTGCCTCGGGGCCAGTTATTATAATCGCAGCCTCGTTTACCAATGTGGCGTATGAAAGGCTGCCGCTGGACGAGGAGGAGGACGAGGGGCTTCGACAGTCGGATGGCGGTGGAGTAGTTGGTGGCCACCAGTTTCATGATCCATCACTTGGGCTTCCTTTCTTGAATTTACCTTTCAATGATATGCATAATGGTCAGCTTCCGATGGAGGGCGCATGCGCCGCCGCCGGAAACTCCGGCGGAGCCAGCCGGCCGCAGTTTTAA